Proteins from a single region of Lepus europaeus isolate LE1 chromosome 4, mLepTim1.pri, whole genome shotgun sequence:
- the HAS2 gene encoding hyaluronan synthase 2 produces MHCERFICILRIIGTTLFGVSLLLGITAAYIVGYQFIQTDNYYFSFGLYGAFLASHLIIQSLFAFLEHRKMKKSLETPIKLNKTVALCIAAYQEDPDYLRKCLQSVKRLTYPGIKVVMVIDGNSEDDVYMMDIFSEVMGRETSATYIWKNNFHEKGPGETDESHKESSQHVTQLVLSNKSVCIMQKWGGKREVMYTAFRALGRSVDYVQVCDSDTMLDPASSVEMVKVLEEDPMVGGVGGDVQILNKYDSWISFLSSVRYWMAFNIERACQSYFGCVQCISGPLGMYRNSLLHEFVEDWYNQEFMGNQCSFGDDRHLTNRVLSLGYATKYTARSKCLTETPIEYLRWLNQQTRWSKSYFREWLYNAMWFHKHHLWMTYEAVITGFFPFFLIATVIQLFYRGKIWNILLFLLTVQLVGLIKSSFASCLRGNIVMVFMSLYSVLYMSSLLPAKMFAIATINKAGWGTSGRKTIVVNFIGLIPVSVWFTILLGGVIFTIYKESKKPFSESKQTVLIVGTLLYACYWVMLLTLYVVLINKCGRRKKGQQYDMVLDV; encoded by the exons ATGCATTGTGAGAGGTTTATATGTATCCTGAGAATAATTGGAACCACACTGTTTGGAGTCTCTCTCCTTCTGGGAATCACAGCTGCTTATATTGTTGGATACCAGTTTATCCAAACGGATAATTACTATTTCTCTTTTGGACTGTATGGTGCCTTTTTAGCATCACACCTCATCATCCAAAGCCTGTTTGCCTTTTTGGAGCACcgaaaaatgaaaaaatccctAGAAACCCCCATTAAGTTGAACAAAACAGTTGCTCTTTGCATCGCTGCCTATCAAGAAGACCCAGACTACTTAAGGAAATGTTTACAATCTGTGAAAAGGCTGACCTACCCTGGGATTAAAGTTGTCATGGTCATTGATGGGAACTCAGAAGATGATGTTTACATGATGGACATCTTCAGTGAAGTCATGGGCAGGGAAACATCAGCCACTTACATCTGGAAGAACAACTTTCATGAAAAGGGGCCAGGGGAGACTGATGAGTCACATAAAGAGAGCTCACAACATGTAACCCAACTGGTCTTGTCCAACAAAAGTGTTTGCATCATGCAGAAATGGGGTGGAAAGAGGGAAGTCATGTACACAGCCTTCAGAGCACTGGGACGAAGCGTGGATTATGTACAG GTTTGTGATTCAGATACCATGCTTGATCCTGCTTCATCTGTGGAGATGGTGAAAGTTTTAGAGGAAGATCCCATGGTTGGAGGTGTAGGGGGAGATGTTCAG ATTTTAAACAAGTACGATTCCTGGATCTCCTTCCTCAGCAGTGTGAGATACTGGATGGCTTTTAATATAGAAAGGGCCTGCCAGTCTTATTTTGGGTGTGTCCAGTGCATTAGTGGACCTCTGGGGATGTACAGGAACTCCTTGCTGCATGAGTTTGTGGAAGACTGGTACAATCAGGAATTTATGGGCAACCAGTGTAGTTTTGGTGATGATAGGCATCTGACAAACCGAGTGCTGAGTCTGGGCTATGCAACAAAGTACACAGCTCGATCCAAGTGCCTTACTGAAACCCCTATCGAGTATCTCCGGTGGTTAAACCAGCAGACCCGTTGGAGCAAGTCCTACTTCCGAGAGTGGCTGTACAATGCAATGTGGTTTCATAAACATCACTTGTGGATGACCTACGAAGCGGTTATCACTGGATTCTTCCCCTTCTTTCTCATTGCCACAGTAATCCAGCTCTTCTACCGGGGTAAAATCTGGAACATCCTCCTCTTCTTGTTAACTGTCCAGCTAGTAGGTCTCATAAAATCATCTTTTGCCAGTTGCCTTAGAGGAAATATCGTCATGGTCTTTATGTCTCTCTACTCAGTGTTGTACATGTCAAGTTTACTTCCGGCCAAGATGTTTGCAATTGCAACGATAAACAAAGCTGGGTGGGGCACTTCTGGAAGGAAAACCATTGTTGTTAATTTCATAGGACTCATTCCAGTATCAGTTTGGTTTACAATTCTGCTGGGTGGTGTCATTTTCACCATTTATAAGGAATCTAAAAAGCCATTTTCAGAATCCAAACAGACAGTTCTAATTGTTGGAACGTTGCTCTATGCATGCTACTGGGTCATGCTTTTGACGCTGTATGTGGTCCTCATCAATAAGTGTGGCCGGCGGAAGAAGGGACAACAGTATGACATGGTGCTTGATGTATGA